The following are from one region of the Staphylococcus argenteus genome:
- the cap8G gene encoding type 8 capsular polysaccharide synthesis protein Cap8G translates to MEKLKLMTIVGTRPEIIRLSSTIKACDKYFNQILVHTGQNYDYTLNQIFFDDLELRQPDHYLEAVGSNLGETMGNIIAKSYDVLASEQPDALLILGDTNSCLAAVSAKRLKIPVFHMEAGNRCFDQNVPEEINRKIVDHVSDVNLPYTEHSRRYLLDEGFNKANIFVTGSPMTEVIEAHQDKINQSDVLNELGLEPQQYILVSAHREENIDNEDNFNSLMNAINDIAKKYQMPVIYSTHPRSWKKIEESQFEFDPLVRQLKPFGFFDYNALQKDAFVVLSDSGTLSEESSILKFPGVLIRTSTERPEVLDKGTVIVGGISYNNLIQSVELAREMQNNNEPMIDAIDYKDTNVSTKVVKIIQSYKDIINRNTWRK, encoded by the coding sequence ATGGAAAAGTTAAAGTTAATGACCATAGTTGGTACAAGACCTGAAATTATTCGTTTATCATCGACGATAAAAGCATGTGATAAATATTTTAACCAAATATTAGTACACACAGGGCAAAACTATGACTATACGTTAAATCAAATTTTCTTTGATGATTTGGAATTAAGACAGCCGGACCACTATTTAGAGGCAGTTGGAAGTAACCTCGGAGAAACGATGGGGAATATTATTGCAAAATCATATGACGTTTTAGCAAGTGAACAACCAGATGCACTTTTAATTCTTGGTGATACAAATAGTTGTTTAGCAGCAGTATCTGCTAAACGTTTAAAAATACCTGTTTTTCATATGGAAGCGGGTAACAGATGTTTTGATCAAAATGTACCTGAAGAAATTAATCGTAAAATCGTTGATCATGTTAGTGATGTCAATTTACCTTACACGGAGCATAGCAGACGCTATTTATTAGATGAAGGCTTCAATAAAGCGAATATCTTTGTGACAGGTTCACCGATGACTGAAGTGATAGAAGCACATCAAGATAAAATCAATCAAAGTGATGTGTTAAATGAGCTTGGATTAGAACCACAACAATATATTTTAGTATCTGCACATAGAGAAGAAAATATTGATAATGAAGACAATTTTAATTCATTAATGAATGCGATTAATGACATTGCTAAAAAATATCAAATGCCTGTTATTTATTCGACACATCCAAGAAGTTGGAAAAAAATTGAAGAAAGCCAATTTGAATTTGATCCATTAGTTAGACAGTTAAAACCATTTGGATTCTTTGATTACAATGCATTACAAAAAGATGCATTCGTTGTGTTATCAGATAGCGGCACCTTATCAGAGGAGTCTTCAATATTGAAGTTTCCAGGTGTGCTTATCCGTACTTCGACAGAAAGACCAGAAGTATTAGATAAAGGGACAGTGATAGTTGGTGGTATAAGCTATAACAATCTTATTCAATCTGTTGAACTAGCAAGAGAGATGCAAAATAATAACGAACCGATGATTGATGCAATAGATTACAAAGACACAAATGTTTCAACAAAAGTAGTCAAAATCATTCAAAGCTATAAGGACATTATTAATCGAAATACTTGGAGGAAATGA
- a CDS encoding NAD-dependent epimerase/dehydratase family protein, with product MRKNILITGMHGYIGNALKNKLTEQGHRVNQINVRNQLWKSTSFKDYDVLIHTAALVHNSTPEARLSDYMQVNMLLTKQLAQKAKDEGIKQFIFMSTMAVYGKEGNVGRTDEISTQTPIKPTTNYGISKMFAEQALLEMVSNTFKVSIVRPPMIYGPNCPGNFQRLMKLSQLLPIIPDIKNQRSALYIKHLTAFIDQLISLEVTGVYHPQDSFYFDTSAVMHEIRHQAHRKTIMVTMPSMLNRYFNKLSIFRKLFGNLTYSKTLYENNNALEVIPGKMSLVIADIMDETTTKDKA from the coding sequence ATGAGAAAAAACATTTTAATTACAGGTATGCATGGCTACATTGGAAATGCACTGAAAAATAAGCTAACTGAACAAGGGCATCGAGTGAATCAAATCAATGTTAGGAATCAATTATGGAAGTCAACTTCATTCAAGGACTATGATGTCTTAATTCATACGGCAGCCTTAGTTCACAATAGTACACCAGAAGCGCGACTATCAGATTATATGCAAGTGAATATGTTGCTTACGAAACAATTAGCACAAAAGGCGAAAGATGAAGGCATCAAGCAATTTATTTTTATGAGTACGATGGCTGTCTATGGTAAAGAGGGTAATGTTGGAAGAACAGATGAAATCAGTACACAAACACCAATAAAACCAACGACAAATTACGGGATTTCCAAAATGTTTGCTGAACAAGCATTATTAGAGATGGTGAGTAATACATTTAAAGTCTCAATTGTAAGGCCACCTATGATTTATGGTCCAAATTGCCCAGGAAATTTCCAACGCTTAATGAAGTTATCGCAATTATTACCAATCATTCCTGATATTAAAAATCAGCGTAGTGCTTTATATATTAAACATCTGACAGCATTTATTGATCAATTAATATCACTAGAAGTGACGGGGGTATATCATCCGCAAGACAGTTTTTATTTTGATACATCAGCGGTAATGCATGAAATTCGTCATCAAGCACATCGTAAAACCATTATGGTAACTATGCCATCAATGTTAAATAGATATTTTAATAAATTGTCGATTTTTAGAAAATTATTTGGCAATTTAACATACAGTAAGACGTTATATGAAAACAATAATGCATTAGAAGTTATCCCTGGAAAAATGTCACTTGTTATTGCGGACATCATGGATGAAACGACAACCAAAGATAAGGCATAA
- the cap8I gene encoding type 8 capsular polysaccharide synthesis protein Cap8I: MNKFYNVTSYVIAILIFPCLIFGDKPLLFLAPICYGVGKLLLSFSNNANFKFSKIVYDVLGFLRLVIIPAMIALFNDSIIDNLPLGQTYFNEAVLYMCVEFIIGSLFILILSRTRLFKQKVVTRNNFKLSGSPIYYILFSLVIFGIFLVSPGVRKNISFLIIKTDAMGRGTETASSLNVLFVMLFQLALALLFLVIAYASYKKYKDNPKIYYAILPLFIGVINISLIVGERRSYQLYTMIAVLTVVSLLFFKHKRRINIVIISVGIFVLALMTLYKELYVFNYTSYSEALKSTSVGNLRIVDTLQSYFYGPSNIAASIDYLNYYSGSFKQYLFDNTRAIFGINFFIDKQHLITSQLFNQLIYGSKQLTGHLISSAGYGIIYFGPLFFYLNLLANIFFAFLVEYIIRRSKSLEVIFIGTYIYMRLITNVFSHPTPLITLISMILVVYSIAIVPGIIIKNFTKKVGIE; this comes from the coding sequence ATGAATAAATTCTACAATGTCACATCATATGTCATTGCTATTTTAATATTTCCATGTCTTATATTTGGAGACAAACCATTATTATTTCTAGCACCTATATGTTATGGAGTTGGAAAACTCCTTTTAAGTTTCTCTAATAATGCAAATTTCAAGTTCTCAAAAATTGTATATGATGTTTTGGGTTTTCTAAGATTAGTCATCATACCAGCAATGATTGCCTTATTCAATGATTCAATTATAGATAATTTGCCATTAGGACAAACATATTTTAATGAAGCAGTTTTATACATGTGTGTAGAGTTTATCATAGGTTCATTATTTATTTTGATTCTATCAAGGACAAGGTTATTTAAACAAAAAGTAGTGACACGCAATAATTTTAAGCTTTCTGGATCACCAATTTATTACATTCTATTTAGTTTAGTTATTTTTGGAATATTTTTAGTTTCTCCAGGAGTAAGAAAAAATATATCATTTTTAATCATCAAAACAGATGCAATGGGTAGAGGAACGGAGACGGCAAGTAGTTTAAATGTCCTTTTTGTTATGTTATTTCAACTGGCTTTAGCACTTTTATTTTTAGTTATTGCGTATGCGTCATATAAAAAATACAAAGATAACCCTAAAATTTATTATGCTATATTACCGCTATTTATAGGAGTTATTAATATTAGTTTAATTGTTGGTGAAAGAAGAAGTTATCAACTTTATACAATGATTGCTGTTTTAACAGTTGTTTCATTGTTGTTTTTTAAACATAAAAGACGTATCAATATTGTCATTATTTCGGTAGGTATCTTTGTATTAGCATTAATGACATTATATAAGGAATTATATGTGTTTAATTATACATCGTATAGCGAAGCACTTAAGAGCACAAGTGTAGGTAACTTGAGAATCGTTGATACGTTACAATCATATTTTTATGGACCGAGTAACATTGCGGCTTCTATAGATTATTTAAATTATTATAGTGGTTCATTTAAACAATATTTATTCGATAATACGAGAGCTATTTTTGGTATTAACTTTTTTATAGATAAACAACATTTAATTACGAGTCAACTTTTCAATCAGTTGATATATGGTAGTAAACAATTGACCGGTCATCTTATATCGAGTGCAGGATACGGCATTATATACTTTGGACCATTATTCTTCTATTTGAATTTGCTAGCAAATATTTTCTTTGCATTTTTAGTCGAATATATTATTCGCAGAAGTAAATCCTTAGAAGTGATATTTATTGGCACATACATTTATATGCGACTTATCACAAATGTTTTCAGTCATCCAACACCACTAATTACACTGATTTCTATGATTTTAGTTGTATACTCTATAGCTATCGTCCCAGGCATTATTATTAAAAATTTCACTAAAAAAGTAGGGATAGAATGA
- a CDS encoding glycosyltransferase family protein, with protein sequence MKIAILGATNIKHMSLLSHYLNHIDLESNDVDIIYTDKYDINEHIQGINNYYKYKVNIKDNWSFFKKARTYYQFKPYAKQILRQNKYDFIIVWGSYTGHLFKGFLKKHYKNKFILNIRDYFYERNKLIKHRMKKIVNTSRLTTLSSEGFLSFLPKSDKYRIIYSYNLSIIEESYVNKSYKSILPINIGFIGNVRFNEINEALMKELANDPRFHLQYFGTGSKHLEAFAQKNHINNVTFSGGFDLTDTPKFLNKIDILNNLFGNQNIALDTALSIRMYYALFLNKPIITTEGTFTATEANKFGLGFSVSPENLKGIGDVLMNWYNNLDVNDIENKRETYRNNVIENNKQFYKEIGRIFNE encoded by the coding sequence ATGAAGATAGCGATTCTTGGCGCTACAAATATTAAGCACATGTCATTGTTATCGCATTACTTAAACCATATTGATTTGGAGAGCAATGACGTGGACATTATATATACTGACAAATATGATATCAACGAGCATATCCAAGGCATCAACAATTATTATAAATACAAAGTAAATATTAAAGACAATTGGTCATTTTTCAAAAAAGCTAGAACGTATTATCAATTTAAGCCCTATGCAAAACAAATTCTGAGACAAAATAAGTATGATTTTATTATTGTTTGGGGAAGTTATACGGGACATTTGTTTAAGGGGTTTTTAAAAAAGCACTATAAAAACAAATTTATCTTAAATATAAGAGATTACTTTTATGAAAGAAATAAACTCATTAAGCATAGAATGAAAAAAATTGTTAATACCAGTAGACTAACGACGTTATCTTCAGAGGGTTTTCTATCTTTTTTACCAAAATCTGATAAGTATAGAATTATTTATAGTTATAACTTAAGTATTATTGAAGAAAGTTATGTAAATAAAAGTTATAAATCAATACTCCCTATTAATATAGGGTTTATAGGAAATGTCAGATTTAATGAGATAAATGAAGCATTAATGAAAGAACTTGCTAATGATCCAAGGTTCCATTTGCAATATTTTGGAACGGGATCGAAACATTTAGAAGCATTTGCTCAAAAAAATCATATAAATAACGTTACATTTTCAGGTGGCTTTGATTTGACAGATACGCCTAAATTCTTAAATAAAATTGACATTCTGAATAATTTGTTTGGTAATCAAAATATTGCTTTAGATACAGCTTTATCAATAAGAATGTACTATGCCTTGTTTTTAAATAAACCTATTATTACAACTGAGGGTACATTTACTGCTACGGAAGCGAATAAATTTGGATTGGGGTTTAGTGTTAGTCCAGAAAATTTAAAAGGTATAGGTGATGTATTGATGAATTGGTATAACAATTTGGATGTAAATGACATTGAAAATAAAAGAGAAACTTATAGAAATAATGTAATTGAAAATAATAAACAGTTTTATAAGGAAATAGGTAGGATATTCAATGAATAA
- a CDS encoding glycosyltransferase family 4 protein, with protein sequence MSKKNILILCQYFYPEYVSSATLPTQLAEDLTAQGINVDVLCGWPYEYSQNNNVSKTETYHDIHIRRLKYSRFNNKSNVGRIINFFSLFSKFALNMPKMLKYDHILVYSNPPILPLIPDVLHRVFKKKYSFVVYDIAPDNAIKTGATRPGSMIDKLMRYINKNVYKHADNVIVLGTEMKNYLVNHQISKNPNNIHIIPNWYDMRQLQDNHIENDTFRTYREQYDKILLYSGNMGQLQDMETLVSFLKLNKNETKTLTILCGHGKKFAEVKAAIETHQIENVKMFEFLTGTDYADVLKIADVCFASLIKEGVGLGVPSKNYGYLAAKKPLVLIMDKQSDIVQHVEQYDAGVQIDNGDAQAIYNFINTHSSQALQEMGERAHQLFKDKYTREINTMKYYNLLK encoded by the coding sequence ATGAGCAAAAAAAATATTTTAATACTATGCCAGTATTTTTATCCGGAGTATGTATCTTCTGCGACGTTGCCAACGCAACTGGCTGAGGATTTAACTGCTCAAGGTATCAATGTCGATGTCTTATGTGGTTGGCCATATGAATATAGTCAAAACAATAATGTCTCTAAGACGGAAACGTATCATGACATTCATATTCGACGTCTTAAATATTCAAGATTTAATAATAAAAGTAATGTTGGAAGAATAATTAATTTCTTTAGTCTATTTTCAAAGTTTGCACTAAATATGCCAAAAATGTTGAAGTACGACCACATTCTTGTTTACTCTAATCCACCCATTTTGCCATTAATACCAGACGTTTTGCATAGAGTATTTAAGAAGAAATATTCTTTTGTAGTCTATGATATTGCGCCTGACAATGCTATTAAAACAGGAGCTACTCGACCTGGTAGTATGATTGATAAATTAATGCGTTATATCAATAAAAATGTGTATAAACACGCAGACAATGTCATTGTGCTTGGTACTGAAATGAAAAATTATTTAGTAAATCATCAGATTTCTAAAAATCCTAACAACATCCATATTATTCCTAATTGGTATGATATGCGTCAGTTGCAAGACAATCATATTGAAAATGACACATTTAGAACTTATCGCGAACAATACGACAAGATTTTATTATATAGCGGTAATATGGGTCAGTTACAAGATATGGAGACACTCGTTTCATTCTTAAAATTAAATAAAAATGAAACGAAAACATTAACAATACTGTGTGGGCATGGTAAGAAATTTGCTGAAGTCAAAGCGGCTATTGAGACACATCAAATTGAAAATGTAAAAATGTTTGAATTTTTAACGGGGACAGATTACGCCGACGTCTTGAAAATTGCTGACGTTTGCTTTGCATCACTTATTAAAGAAGGTGTTGGGTTAGGAGTGCCGAGTAAAAATTATGGCTACCTAGCAGCTAAGAAGCCGTTAGTACTCATCATGGATAAACAATCTGACATTGTTCAACATGTTGAACAATATGATGCAGGTGTACAAATAGATAATGGCGATGCACAAGCTATTTATAATTTCATCAACACCCATTCTAGTCAAGCATTACAAGAAATGGGTGAGCGCGCACATCAACTGTTTAAAGATAAATATACGAGAGAAATTAATACAATGAAGTATTACAATCTGTTGAAGTGA
- a CDS encoding oligosaccharide flippase family protein, with protein MKINKFISDSFLMILSSGIAQIILIVTTPIITRLYSPAEFGEFTIFSNIAMILIPIINARYDLLIVNAKNDRIANILSQISFLISLVIILILIPVFMVSALLFPNFILDFIFIIVMLFLVSLTNIFTNYLNKERKYKVLSLINVFRAASMALLQIIFGFLAFGSLGLIIGFSLSYIAGLTLGYRTFKKHFNIVKDKEEAKEIFLENKNQLVYSTPSILLNSLSFSVVVFFIGILYTNTEVGIYGMAIRVLGIPVTIISLGLSKIFMQQANDYYIEYGNFRNLLLKFSSALIIVSIILYVPLYLFSEELVNILLGKNWGDAIIVIKIVIPLFVVRLIVSTVSLSVIVLQKQQLELILQALFLVGTTITFIISKIFSLTFLNFVSINTIVLVLSYIIFFIALFYFAKNKRFKET; from the coding sequence ATGAAAATAAATAAATTTATTAGTGATTCATTTTTAATGATTTTAAGTAGCGGTATTGCGCAAATCATACTAATCGTCACAACTCCAATTATTACAAGGTTATATTCGCCAGCTGAATTTGGAGAGTTTACGATTTTCTCTAATATCGCAATGATTCTAATACCGATTATTAATGCAAGATATGATTTATTAATTGTAAATGCTAAAAATGATCGTATTGCAAATATACTTTCACAGATTAGCTTTTTAATATCATTAGTCATTATATTAATACTAATTCCAGTATTTATGGTTAGTGCATTATTGTTTCCAAATTTTATACTAGATTTTATTTTTATTATTGTCATGTTGTTTTTGGTAAGTTTAACGAATATATTTACGAATTATTTAAATAAGGAACGGAAATATAAAGTATTAAGTTTGATTAACGTTTTTAGAGCTGCATCAATGGCATTACTTCAAATCATATTTGGTTTTTTAGCATTTGGAAGTCTAGGTTTAATCATTGGATTTTCATTGTCTTATATTGCAGGTCTAACACTCGGATATAGAACCTTTAAAAAGCATTTTAATATTGTAAAAGATAAAGAAGAGGCAAAGGAGATATTTTTAGAAAATAAGAATCAGTTAGTTTATTCAACACCATCAATATTATTAAATAGTTTATCTTTTTCGGTTGTTGTGTTCTTTATAGGTATTTTGTATACAAACACTGAAGTAGGTATATATGGGATGGCGATCAGAGTATTGGGTATTCCAGTCACAATTATTTCTTTAGGTTTATCAAAAATATTTATGCAACAAGCCAATGATTATTACATCGAGTATGGTAATTTTCGGAATTTGTTACTTAAATTTAGTTCAGCATTAATCATAGTTTCAATCATACTCTATGTACCACTTTATTTATTCAGCGAAGAACTAGTAAATATATTATTAGGAAAAAATTGGGGTGATGCAATTATTGTAATTAAAATTGTTATCCCATTATTTGTAGTAAGACTGATTGTATCTACAGTGTCACTTTCTGTGATTGTATTGCAAAAACAACAGTTAGAACTTATATTACAAGCGTTATTTTTAGTAGGAACAACTATTACATTCATCATTTCTAAAATATTTAGCCTAACATTTTTAAACTTCGTTTCTATTAATACAATTGTACTAGTATTGTCGTACATTATATTTTTTATAGCACTGTTTTATTTCGCTAAAAACAAAAGATTCAAAGAAACTTAA
- the cap8E gene encoding type 8 capsular polysaccharide synthesis protein Cap8E produces the protein MFDDKILLITGGTGSFGNAVMKRFLDSNIKEIRIFSRDEKKQDDIRKKYNNSKLKFYIGDVRDSHSVDTAMRDVDYVFHAAALKQVPSCEFFPVEAVKTNIIGTENVLQSAIHHNVRKVICLSTDKAAYPINAMGISKAMMEKVFVAKSRNVRSEQTLICGTRYGNVMASRGSVIPLFIDKIKAGEPLTITDPEMTRFLMSLEDAVELVVHAFKHAETGDIMVQKAPSSTVGDLATALLELFDADNDIEIIGTRHGEKKAETLLTREEYAHCEDMGEYFRVPADSRDLNYSNYVETGNEKITKAYEYNSDNTHILTVEEIKEKLLTLEYVRNELNNYKDSMR, from the coding sequence ATGTTTGATGACAAAATTTTATTAATAACTGGTGGCACAGGCTCATTCGGTAATGCTGTTATGAAACGCTTTTTAGATTCTAACATCAAAGAAATTAGAATTTTCTCGCGTGATGAGAAAAAACAGGATGATATTCGAAAGAAATATAACAACTCTAAATTGAAGTTTTATATTGGAGATGTGCGTGATAGTCATAGTGTAGATACAGCCATGCGGGATGTTGATTATGTATTCCATGCAGCTGCGTTAAAGCAAGTACCATCGTGTGAATTTTTCCCAGTTGAAGCGGTAAAGACCAACATTATTGGTACTGAAAATGTATTACAGAGTGCTATTCATCATAATGTTAGAAAGGTCATTTGTTTATCTACAGACAAAGCAGCGTATCCAATTAATGCAATGGGGATATCAAAAGCGATGATGGAAAAAGTGTTCGTGGCAAAATCGCGAAATGTACGAAGTGAACAAACGCTAATTTGTGGCACGAGGTATGGAAACGTGATGGCTTCAAGAGGATCTGTAATCCCGTTATTTATAGACAAAATTAAGGCGGGAGAGCCTTTGACGATTACTGATCCAGAAATGACTCGTTTCTTAATGAGTTTAGAAGATGCGGTGGAGCTCGTTGTTCATGCATTTAAACATGCAGAGACAGGCGACATCATGGTTCAGAAAGCACCTAGTTCCACTGTAGGTGACCTTGCAACAGCCTTATTAGAATTATTTGATGCGGATAATGATATTGAGATTATCGGGACTCGTCACGGAGAAAAGAAGGCAGAAACCTTATTGACACGAGAAGAGTACGCGCACTGTGAAGACATGGGTGAATATTTTAGAGTGCCGGCAGACTCCAGAGATTTAAACTATAGTAATTACGTTGAAACTGGTAACGAAAAGATTACTAAAGCTTATGAATATAACTCCGATAACACACATATTTTAACAGTAGAGGAAATAAAAGAAAAACTACTGACGCTAGAATATGTTAGAAACGAATTGAATAATTATAAAGATTCAATGAGATAG
- a CDS encoding acyltransferase produces the protein MIIKTFMKTKLFRLMNTPLLLFYKKEYLTGYYFENKVAGWLWAWKAVPFKLLGINARIPFPADITVRMHNPNNIVFDKNDIHIFQSPGTYFNNFSAVIYLGRGVYIAPNVGIITANHDIKNLKSHVPGKDVKIGNYSWIGMNSVILPGVELGDHTIVGAGSVVTKSFPEGNVIIGGNPAKIIKKI, from the coding sequence ATGATAATCAAAACATTTATGAAAACCAAACTGTTTAGATTAATGAATACACCGCTATTGTTGTTTTATAAAAAAGAATATTTAACTGGATACTATTTTGAAAATAAAGTAGCTGGATGGTTATGGGCGTGGAAGGCAGTTCCATTTAAATTGTTAGGTATTAATGCTCGTATACCATTTCCAGCTGACATAACTGTCAGAATGCATAATCCAAATAATATTGTTTTTGATAAAAATGATATTCATATATTCCAATCACCAGGTACGTATTTTAATAATTTTTCAGCAGTAATATATCTAGGAAGAGGTGTCTACATAGCACCTAATGTAGGTATTATTACAGCAAATCATGACATTAAAAATTTAAAGTCACATGTCCCAGGAAAAGATGTCAAAATAGGCAATTATAGCTGGATAGGTATGAATTCAGTCATATTACCAGGCGTTGAGTTAGGGGATCATACTATAGTAGGTGCTGGATCAGTTGTTACAAAAAGTTTTCCTGAAGGCAACGTTATTATAGGCGGAAATCCAGCGAAAATCATTAAGAAAATCTGA
- the cap8M gene encoding type 8 capsular polysaccharide synthesis protein Cap8M: MKRLFDVVSSIYGLVVLSPILFITALLIKIESPGPAIFKQKRPTVNNKLFNIYKFRSMKIDTPNVATDLMDSTSYITKTGKVIRKTSIDELPQLLNVLKGEMSIVGPRPALYNQYELIEKRTKANVHTIRPGVTGLAQVMGRDDITDDQKVAYDRYYLTHQSMMLDMYIIYKTVKNIITSEGVHH, encoded by the coding sequence ATGAAGCGATTATTCGATGTAGTAAGTTCAATTTACGGTTTAGTAGTATTAAGTCCAATCTTATTTATAACGGCATTACTGATAAAAATTGAATCACCGGGACCAGCCATTTTCAAACAAAAAAGACCAACTGTTAATAATAAACTTTTTAATATTTATAAGTTCAGATCTATGAAAATAGACACACCCAACGTTGCAACAGATTTGATGGATTCTACTTCATATATTACAAAAACAGGCAAAGTCATTCGTAAGACATCTATAGATGAATTACCACAATTATTGAATGTTTTAAAAGGTGAAATGTCGATTGTAGGACCGAGACCAGCACTTTATAACCAATACGAGTTAATAGAAAAGCGTACAAAAGCGAATGTGCATACGATTAGACCAGGTGTGACCGGCTTAGCTCAAGTGATGGGTAGAGATGATATTACAGATGATCAAAAAGTAGCCTATGATCGTTATTATTTAACGCATCAATCCATGATGCTTGATATGTATATCATTTATAAAACAGTTAAAAATATTATTACTTCTGAAGGTGTGCATCACTAA
- a CDS encoding capsular polysaccharide biosynthesis protein CapF, with protein sequence MNIVITGANGFVGKNLKADLSSTTDHHIYEIHRQTDEEDLEKALLKADFVVHLAGVNRPEYNKEFSLGNVSYLDHILEILTRNTKKPTILLSSSIQATQDNPYGESKLQGEQLLRQYAEEYGNPIYIYRWPNLFGKWCKPNYNSVIATFCYKIARDEEIQVNDRNVELTLNYVDDIVAEIKRAIEGEPTIENGVPTVPNVFKVTLGEIVDLLYKFKQSRIDRTLPKLDNVFEKDLYSTYLSYLPTTDFSYPLVMNVDDRGSFTEFIKSPDRGQVSVNISKPGITKGNHWHHTKNEKFLVVSGRGVIRFRHVNDDEVIEYYVSGDKLEVVDIPVGYTHNIENLGDTDMVTIMWVNEMFDPTKPDTYFLEV encoded by the coding sequence TTGAACATTGTAATTACAGGAGCAAATGGATTTGTAGGGAAAAATTTAAAAGCAGATTTATCATCAACAACAGATCATCACATTTATGAAATACATCGACAAACAGATGAAGAGGATTTAGAGAAGGCTTTATTAAAAGCAGATTTTGTTGTCCATTTAGCGGGCGTTAATAGACCTGAATATAATAAAGAATTCAGTTTAGGAAATGTAAGTTACTTAGACCATATACTTGAGATATTAACGAGAAATACAAAAAAGCCAACGATATTGTTATCGTCATCAATACAAGCAACGCAAGATAATCCTTATGGAGAAAGTAAGTTGCAAGGGGAACAGCTATTAAGACAATATGCTGAGGAGTATGGCAACCCGATTTACATTTATCGATGGCCAAATCTATTTGGTAAATGGTGCAAACCGAACTATAACTCAGTTATTGCGACATTTTGTTACAAAATAGCACGAGATGAAGAAATACAAGTGAATGATCGCAATGTTGAACTGACGCTAAACTATGTGGATGACATTGTGGCCGAAATTAAACGCGCAATTGAAGGGGAACCAACGATTGAAAATGGTGTGCCTACAGTTCCAAATGTTTTTAAAGTGACACTTGGAGAAATTGTAGATTTATTATATAAATTTAAACAATCACGAATCGATCGAACGTTACCAAAGTTAGACAATGTATTTGAAAAAGATTTATATAGTACGTACTTAAGTTATTTGCCGACGACGGACTTTAGCTATCCACTTGTAATGAATGTGGATGATAGAGGTTCATTTACAGAATTTATAAAATCACCGGATCGTGGTCAAGTATCTGTAAATATATCTAAACCAGGTATTACTAAGGGGAATCATTGGCATCATACTAAAAATGAAAAGTTTTTAGTTGTATCAGGTAGAGGTGTGATTCGCTTTAGACATGTTAATGATGATGAAGTCATAGAATATTATGTTTCTGGTGACAAACTGGAAGTCGTAGACATACCTGTCGGATATACACATAATATTGAAAATTTAGGTGATACAGATATGGTAACTATTATGTGGGTGAATGAGATGTTTGATCCAACTAAGCCAGACACCTATTTCTTGGAGGTATAG